In the Phycisphaerales bacterium genome, one interval contains:
- a CDS encoding DUF1800 domain-containing protein, whose product MPIVSRAHTTGWNVPVLTGKGPMMTNTSLLPINPSQFDYWKAHHLLTRAGFGGTPAQVQQLASLGLNQAVDLLLDYQELPAPPLKMSQFDSGIIRPYSQQERAVVTKARRNSDEAALSRIRQQRNEQRAQDRGQMRRIQAWWLKRIIETNRPTEEKMTLFWHGHFASSFRAVEDSYHMLMQNNLFRQHAVGNFKELAHAIIRDPAMIAYLNNNQNRRQAPNENLARELMELFTLGEGNAYSEKDIKEGARCLTGYTFDDDEFVFKDRNHDDEFKTVLGSRGRFDGHDFIELIFRRPEVSQYICFKLYKFFVQDVPQVPTRDIQTLIQRMAKELRSNNYEIKPVLRTLFRSQHFYDQSNLAAQIKSPIQLTVQAVRSLLRTVPAGVLPDLATACEMMGQGLFYPPTVQGWTGGRNWINTSTMFVRQNTLIYMLTGRRPDMYSWETSGLGKYDATHLIDHLRKSNGTLEPREAIRYLLRFTLGSEPQTERIETLQKFVASRGNRLSNDMIIGLLALIAAMPEYQLC is encoded by the coding sequence GTGCCTATTGTGAGCCGGGCTCACACCACAGGATGGAATGTCCCGGTCTTGACGGGCAAAGGACCAATGATGACGAACACCTCGCTACTTCCCATCAACCCATCCCAGTTTGATTACTGGAAAGCGCACCACCTACTGACGCGGGCCGGTTTCGGCGGCACACCCGCTCAAGTGCAACAGTTAGCGAGCCTCGGCTTAAACCAAGCTGTGGACCTCCTTCTTGATTACCAAGAATTACCCGCGCCGCCTTTAAAAATGAGCCAATTCGATTCAGGCATCATTCGACCCTACAGCCAGCAGGAACGTGCCGTGGTCACAAAAGCTCGTCGCAATAGTGACGAAGCAGCATTGTCTCGAATTCGACAACAGCGAAACGAGCAGCGTGCGCAAGATCGTGGCCAGATGCGACGTATTCAGGCTTGGTGGCTGAAACGCATCATCGAAACGAATCGACCAACAGAAGAGAAGATGACACTCTTTTGGCACGGGCATTTTGCATCTAGCTTCCGTGCCGTCGAAGACAGTTATCACATGCTGATGCAGAACAATCTGTTCCGCCAGCATGCGGTCGGAAACTTTAAAGAACTGGCGCACGCAATCATTCGAGATCCTGCAATGATTGCTTATCTAAACAATAACCAGAACAGACGGCAGGCTCCCAACGAAAACCTTGCCCGCGAACTGATGGAACTCTTCACCTTAGGTGAAGGGAATGCTTACTCTGAAAAAGATATAAAAGAAGGCGCTCGATGCCTGACCGGCTATACCTTTGATGATGACGAATTTGTCTTCAAAGATCGAAATCATGACGATGAATTTAAAACAGTTTTAGGTTCGCGGGGCCGATTTGATGGACATGACTTCATCGAGCTGATTTTCCGTCGACCAGAAGTTTCTCAATACATCTGCTTCAAACTCTATAAATTCTTTGTTCAAGATGTGCCACAGGTCCCTACTCGGGATATCCAAACGCTTATCCAGCGAATGGCAAAAGAACTGCGTAGTAATAATTATGAAATTAAGCCGGTCTTAAGAACACTCTTCCGATCACAACACTTCTACGACCAATCCAACCTCGCTGCTCAGATCAAGTCTCCAATACAGCTGACAGTCCAAGCGGTTCGATCACTCTTAAGAACTGTTCCAGCAGGTGTTCTTCCAGATCTCGCCACGGCCTGCGAAATGATGGGCCAAGGATTGTTCTATCCACCCACCGTGCAAGGATGGACCGGGGGACGCAACTGGATTAACACCTCCACGATGTTTGTTCGCCAGAACACATTGATCTATATGCTGACTGGAAGACGTCCTGACATGTACTCATGGGAAACCAGTGGACTTGGAAAATACGATGCCACTCATCTCATTGATCATCTTCGAAAATCAAATGGAACACTTGAACCCAGAGAAGCCATTCGCTACCTCCTACGCTTTACGCTTGGTAGTGAGCCTCAAACGGAACGCATAGAAACACTACAGAAGTTCGTTGCTTCACGTGGCAACCGACTTAGCAACGATATGATCATTGGCCTTCTTGCGCTTATTGCTGCCATGCCGGAGTACCAACTCTGCTAG
- a CDS encoding DUF1501 domain-containing protein produces MNEIPQDAYSRRLFLQQGVTLASMMATVPFFVERSAHAMMRPIGSMTSSQAGVPEDRVLVVVQLGGGNDGLNTVVPYGNDEYYRRRPSLGIKAPGQEGGALRIDGADGIGLHPNMTGLKELMDDGVASIVQGVGYPNPNRSHFASMDIWHTADTSGKGFGWIGKYFDNTCKGTPEPQAGVAIGNQVPLAMNGSVQSPISFESADAFRWAGQDLHSSLREPYDNITREGSTPGATGGSQMDFLMRTSLDAQLASDRIRAAVAKQTLVQYPGNRLAQQLKIVSAMIRDEMPTRVYYVSLGGFDTHANQSFQHANLMSQLSQSLNAFYKDMKAQGNSKRVLTMVFSEFGRRVSQNASGGTDHGTAAPMYFVGDMLRPGLLGQHPSLRDLDNGDLKFQVDFRSVYTSVLQDWMKSPANSILGQQYQKANLIQI; encoded by the coding sequence ATGAACGAAATCCCACAAGACGCATACAGTCGCCGACTCTTTCTCCAGCAAGGTGTCACGCTGGCCTCGATGATGGCCACGGTGCCCTTCTTTGTTGAGAGATCAGCCCATGCAATGATGCGACCAATTGGCTCCATGACGAGTAGCCAAGCAGGCGTCCCTGAAGATCGGGTACTTGTTGTTGTACAACTCGGCGGTGGGAACGATGGGCTCAATACCGTTGTTCCCTATGGCAACGATGAGTATTACCGCCGTCGCCCCTCATTAGGCATAAAAGCACCTGGCCAAGAAGGTGGCGCCCTGCGTATTGATGGCGCGGATGGAATTGGTCTCCACCCAAATATGACTGGGCTCAAAGAGCTGATGGATGACGGCGTCGCCTCCATCGTCCAGGGAGTTGGCTATCCAAATCCCAATCGCTCCCACTTCGCGTCGATGGATATCTGGCATACCGCTGATACATCGGGCAAAGGGTTTGGCTGGATCGGCAAGTACTTCGACAACACATGCAAAGGAACACCTGAACCTCAAGCCGGCGTCGCCATAGGCAATCAAGTCCCTCTTGCAATGAACGGATCTGTCCAGTCACCAATCAGTTTTGAGTCAGCCGATGCCTTCCGGTGGGCTGGCCAAGATCTACACAGCTCACTCCGTGAACCTTATGACAATATTACCCGCGAGGGCAGCACACCTGGTGCAACGGGTGGCAGCCAAATGGACTTCCTGATGCGAACGAGCCTCGATGCCCAGTTAGCGTCAGATCGAATTCGAGCAGCAGTTGCAAAACAAACGCTTGTGCAATACCCAGGCAATCGCCTCGCTCAGCAACTGAAGATTGTTTCAGCAATGATCCGCGATGAAATGCCCACCCGCGTCTATTATGTATCACTTGGCGGGTTTGACACACATGCCAACCAGAGTTTCCAGCATGCCAACCTGATGAGTCAATTGAGTCAGTCGTTGAATGCCTTCTACAAGGACATGAAAGCACAAGGCAACTCCAAGCGGGTTCTCACTATGGTATTTAGTGAATTTGGACGGCGCGTTTCGCAGAATGCCTCTGGTGGCACTGACCATGGCACTGCCGCGCCCATGTATTTTGTTGGCGATATGCTACGCCCTGGCCTTCTTGGTCAGCATCCTTCACTGCGTGATCTTGATAATGGCGACCTTAAATTCCAAGTCGACTTCCGCTCCGTCTATACTTCTGTATTACAGGATTGGATGAAATCTCCAGCCAATTCAATTTTAGGACAGCAGTACCAGAAGGCGAATCTGATTCAGATCTAA
- a CDS encoding CRTAC1 family protein: MRRLVQLVLLMVFIVVNGSCDHSQATKDETDTVDGGVPLLRDITAQSGIDFVTTSGAKDPSHILEVNGSGLALFDGDADGDLDVFIANGASLLDPAGGLGSRYFENITRPGQPIEFIDATEQSGLGINGWSMGVAVGDIDGDGFQDLYITRYGPNVLMRNTGNGEGYFEDVTAVAGVGDERWGTSAAMGDVDSDGDLDLYVVNYLEFDVDNPPGKATYKDIEVMAGPHGLKPQHDVLYLNDGNGVFQPAKDSAGVNAVDASFGLNVMMLDVDADGDQDILVGNDSMPNFYLENDGTGAFIDMGSQTGLAANMDGGAQATMGMAVADLNDDGLADFVTTNFSSDTNTLHMSAGSGFYDDRSGPSGLGLVSRRSLGWAAGFVDFDQNGVEELFILNGHVYPQASLEQMDSTYAQLPELYVRNGARFELVQGEAVNRWGDWLAEPRHGRAAAWGDLDRDGDVDLITADRSGPVRVYENNTLGQDVHWLTVSLRDRRSGIGNSTGVGALVSAKANEKVQQRWLASGGSFQSALPAEGYFAFPGEVQSIELTVVWPDGFVQHELVTDHNQHLVINHVSESITSD, from the coding sequence ATGCGACGCCTAGTTCAGTTGGTTTTGTTGATGGTTTTCATTGTTGTGAATGGGAGTTGCGATCATTCTCAAGCAACGAAAGATGAAACTGACACAGTTGATGGTGGCGTGCCACTCTTAAGAGACATCACTGCCCAAAGTGGGATTGATTTTGTGACAACCAGTGGTGCAAAGGATCCATCGCATATTTTGGAGGTCAACGGAAGCGGCTTGGCACTCTTTGATGGCGATGCAGATGGTGATCTTGATGTTTTTATTGCCAATGGTGCTTCTTTACTTGATCCAGCCGGTGGTCTCGGGAGTCGCTATTTCGAGAATATCACTCGGCCTGGCCAGCCAATTGAATTCATCGACGCAACTGAGCAGTCGGGCCTGGGAATAAATGGTTGGAGTATGGGTGTGGCAGTTGGTGATATTGATGGTGATGGATTTCAGGATCTTTACATCACACGTTATGGTCCAAATGTTCTCATGCGCAATACAGGTAACGGGGAAGGATACTTTGAAGATGTAACAGCAGTTGCTGGTGTTGGTGATGAGCGATGGGGTACATCAGCAGCAATGGGTGATGTCGATTCCGATGGTGATCTTGATCTCTACGTAGTGAACTACCTTGAGTTTGATGTTGATAATCCGCCAGGCAAGGCGACTTACAAAGACATTGAGGTCATGGCTGGACCACACGGTTTGAAGCCACAGCATGACGTGCTCTATCTGAATGATGGCAATGGTGTTTTTCAGCCTGCTAAAGATTCAGCTGGCGTCAACGCGGTAGACGCTTCCTTTGGACTCAATGTCATGATGTTAGATGTTGATGCTGATGGCGATCAAGACATCTTGGTTGGCAATGACTCCATGCCAAACTTCTATCTCGAGAATGATGGCACAGGTGCCTTCATTGATATGGGATCTCAAACAGGTTTAGCTGCAAACATGGATGGTGGGGCCCAAGCAACAATGGGTATGGCAGTCGCAGATCTAAATGATGATGGTCTTGCAGATTTTGTAACAACAAACTTTTCAAGCGATACCAATACCCTGCATATGAGTGCCGGCTCTGGTTTTTATGACGATCGTAGTGGCCCCTCTGGCCTCGGCTTGGTGAGCCGGCGTTCGCTGGGGTGGGCCGCAGGCTTCGTCGATTTTGACCAAAATGGTGTGGAGGAGCTCTTCATTCTCAATGGCCATGTCTATCCTCAGGCCTCGCTTGAGCAAATGGATTCAACCTACGCGCAGCTTCCGGAACTGTATGTCAGAAATGGTGCTCGTTTTGAGTTGGTCCAGGGTGAAGCGGTCAATCGATGGGGCGATTGGCTTGCAGAACCACGCCATGGACGAGCAGCTGCATGGGGTGATCTTGATCGTGATGGTGATGTTGATCTCATTACTGCTGATCGGAGTGGGCCGGTACGCGTGTATGAGAACAATACGTTAGGCCAAGATGTGCACTGGCTCACGGTGTCACTGCGCGATCGGCGATCTGGCATTGGTAATTCAACTGGTGTCGGGGCACTGGTATCAGCAAAGGCAAATGAAAAAGTGCAACAACGTTGGCTGGCCAGTGGCGGTAGCTTTCAAAGTGCACTTCCTGCTGAGGGTTACTTTGCATTTCCTGGAGAGGTGCAAAGCATTGAATTGACGGTGGTCTGGCCTGATGGATTTGTGCAGCATGAGCTTGTCACAGATCATAACCAGCATCTTGTCATCAATCACGTTTCAGAATCGATAACAAGCGATTGA
- a CDS encoding cation-translocating P-type ATPase: protein MSPDSVNPSQSANQVILKVDGMTCASCAQSIQRTLEGQEGVETAVVSLPLNRATISGQDVDAAAMAKVIKKSGFNAEPFSEDQTIGELLTDIEQQQLRNTNQWKWRAVLGLSVWIPLEILHWTFRGHDSMALQWVMFAGATAVILFVGWGFLRSAFLAALQRTTNMDTLITIGAGTAYVYSLVLFIQQLLGIHDGMGYFAEASGLLGLISLGHWLEARSSAKAGSAVRDLLELQPDHAALLEDDGTTRDVKSADLVPGDRVIIRPGDAVPVDGIVLEGHSEVDEAIVTGESRLIEKKPGDSVVAAAINTTGRLVIKASVDGRHTTVSRIAELVSEAQASKADIQRVADRLARVFVPAVLIIAAVTIATWGSFGNWSTGVIAAVTVLIISCPCALGLATPMAVMVGAGSASKRGILIKSAGALEVAGRSKRIIFDKTGTLTKGQAELTSIAPTDSQMSPDELLGIAAQAESASEHPIGQAIVAAAEKRGITVSQPDEFKSTSGHGVWARVGDQEIIVRRDPEATCQVLVNNEIKGTITLDDQPREDAAEAIRALEALGISVHMLTGDRQSAAERIAAEIGIKKENITADVTPEEKHAFVKANADGAVMVGDGINDAAALATADLGIAMASGTNIAIESANVVIPNNRVLAVPETIVIARKSLRTIHQNLFFAFVYNTCAIPIAALGLMAEYGPMIAALAMGLSDVCVIGNALRLQSRLRRGRPLLPKIPARSK from the coding sequence ATGTCACCAGATTCGGTAAATCCAAGCCAGTCAGCTAACCAAGTCATCCTCAAGGTGGACGGCATGACCTGCGCCAGCTGCGCACAGTCTATTCAGAGAACCCTTGAAGGTCAGGAGGGCGTTGAAACTGCAGTCGTCAGCTTACCTCTCAATAGAGCGACGATCTCGGGCCAGGATGTAGACGCCGCAGCGATGGCCAAGGTGATCAAGAAGAGTGGCTTCAACGCAGAACCCTTTTCAGAGGATCAGACCATTGGTGAACTGCTCACCGACATCGAACAACAACAGCTGCGCAACACAAACCAGTGGAAGTGGCGGGCTGTCCTTGGTCTCAGCGTTTGGATCCCACTCGAAATTCTACATTGGACCTTCCGTGGACACGATTCCATGGCACTACAGTGGGTCATGTTTGCTGGAGCCACCGCAGTCATTCTCTTCGTGGGATGGGGGTTCCTCCGATCGGCATTTCTTGCCGCACTGCAGCGCACCACAAACATGGACACCCTCATTACGATCGGTGCTGGAACCGCCTATGTATATTCACTGGTGCTCTTTATCCAGCAGCTACTCGGTATCCATGATGGGATGGGGTATTTTGCAGAAGCATCGGGACTACTTGGTCTCATTAGCTTGGGACATTGGCTTGAAGCAAGATCATCCGCCAAGGCCGGGTCCGCGGTACGTGACCTGCTTGAACTGCAACCAGATCACGCGGCCCTTCTCGAAGATGATGGAACCACGCGGGATGTCAAGAGTGCGGATTTAGTCCCAGGCGATCGCGTCATCATTCGTCCGGGCGATGCCGTTCCCGTTGATGGCATCGTGCTTGAAGGCCATTCGGAAGTTGATGAAGCCATTGTGACAGGTGAGTCTCGACTCATTGAGAAGAAGCCGGGCGATTCGGTGGTCGCTGCAGCGATCAATACCACTGGCCGGCTCGTTATCAAAGCCAGCGTCGATGGTCGACACACCACTGTTTCTCGCATTGCAGAATTGGTCAGCGAAGCCCAGGCTAGCAAGGCAGATATTCAGCGCGTCGCCGACCGCCTTGCTCGCGTTTTTGTCCCCGCTGTCTTGATCATTGCGGCCGTCACCATCGCCACTTGGGGGTCTTTCGGCAATTGGTCGACCGGCGTGATTGCAGCGGTCACCGTCTTGATTATTTCATGCCCCTGCGCCCTTGGTCTTGCCACACCAATGGCGGTCATGGTTGGCGCGGGTTCGGCAAGTAAACGGGGTATTTTGATCAAGTCAGCAGGCGCGCTTGAAGTTGCTGGACGATCGAAACGAATCATCTTTGATAAAACTGGAACGCTGACCAAGGGCCAAGCAGAACTTACCTCGATCGCACCAACTGATTCGCAGATGTCACCTGACGAGCTGCTTGGAATCGCCGCCCAAGCTGAAAGCGCCAGCGAGCACCCGATTGGACAGGCGATTGTGGCCGCTGCGGAAAAACGCGGAATCACCGTCTCACAGCCCGATGAATTTAAGTCCACTTCAGGCCACGGTGTTTGGGCGCGTGTCGGAGATCAGGAAATTATTGTTCGCCGTGATCCTGAGGCCACTTGTCAGGTACTCGTCAACAATGAGATCAAAGGCACCATCACGCTTGATGATCAGCCTCGTGAGGATGCTGCAGAGGCCATTCGTGCGTTGGAAGCGCTGGGCATCTCAGTACACATGCTGACAGGTGATCGTCAAAGTGCAGCAGAACGAATTGCGGCAGAGATTGGTATTAAGAAAGAGAATATCACTGCAGATGTAACTCCAGAGGAAAAGCATGCATTTGTAAAAGCCAATGCTGATGGTGCAGTCATGGTCGGTGATGGCATCAATGATGCAGCTGCGCTGGCCACTGCTGATTTGGGGATTGCGATGGCCTCTGGCACCAATATCGCAATTGAATCCGCGAATGTGGTGATACCCAACAATCGCGTCTTAGCGGTTCCAGAGACAATCGTGATTGCACGCAAATCACTACGTACCATTCATCAGAATCTCTTCTTTGCTTTTGTCTACAACACTTGCGCGATTCCTATTGCCGCACTCGGGCTGATGGCTGAATACGGCCCAATGATTGCGGCGCTTGCCATGGGGCTCAGTGATGTCTGTGTCATTGGCAATGCTCTGAGGCTCCAGTCGCGACTCCGACGCGGACGGCCACTGCTGCCCAAAATTCCAGCAAGATCCAAGTGA
- a CDS encoding M43 family zinc metalloprotease — MRTTNQQKTRDQASALPYSAAGLRWLAASALCTTLLMTASSSGQIRTSGDPGRVPSRPVAASLQPKKPITPAEGAGCGTEALREHLERMGIEQPRGISGNGNSCVVYPCDNPAKRDRYIPTGNLADWKTFRLKINIFREDDGSNPAESLTAVDQQMSALNLSFAPHQIRFVSEVEFIDDSTYRVLNSFSESRAMKQAYADNPASQLNVYVTSFSGQLNGLCGYALFPTSGQALSAGGGSVLRDSCFGANNTTLMHEIGHNLGLYHTFHGVSEVSQCSACWERADGVNSDTTGDFCSDTSATPKNYACADPGGTDPCSGVPWGTTEPENFMSYANCDSEFSDQQAGRMHCFSEGYLSGWYDVTYGCETTLRGSITGELPQSNPQTSNEFGSSVAVSSDVMVVGIRNYAGLDTAGSYNGTGAVQFYRFNGSSWVAEGGPVPHPDHPEVADPDNPSTFEPNGARFGEAVAIQSDPINGDYAVIGARLQDVGSKNDAAGLAFVYRYDSLEGDWKLEQRLQLNTNASNPSHFQQYFGDSVAIDPFGGAILIGAPGDYGDLISAGELVPNSGSVYLFEYDSDFDPDSEECNTPWCQRSWLRTATVGGDDGGSTQQVLTSALRVPQATELPPGPMPGAAFGYTIAVNSEYLVIGAYQDDVLLRSRFPANQGSVYVFKRALDPLDTESPWEFEALLEADDASEDDEFGHDVDIDGGLIVVGAHRREAKVGGLRGGVYTFLTDDLSGGHTTPLEPDIPDVPGVVDQAFFGHAVALANNRLIVGAPLEASTTDTDGDGIPESTIQGAGAIYLYTSDGDGGWTLDEKQIMGPPEALAWFGFDVAADEGTLASGALRGDYQGTTSDSGSVFAAGGTGGQDCNCNGIWDCEDILSGLSTDCNLNGVPDECEWDPTIKGCPALLPADCTVELTRFTRTSPALGPIGCTINSSGQQELYETPWSLEYPPPAADDLAGLLTVDINISASADLDTSGRVLHVFLNQTCLTDGTYTDPTTLQPIGPLFSDVTVACASSDLPTETINLSAADFNSILLSANGPISLLVGARNPVNPSLGNPAVDPFACDPEQSYVQASISYVPDLDCDGDCQFDPCQIADSTVDGVPQIDLNLNNILDTCEAVDPGDLERACCLGDSCRVISIPECTAQGGTPFPGLADCSISICDDGPANVACCVDGICEVIDVNECLSRCGTPQPKGTTCNDVVACAPACPADFDCDGIVGLSDLSVFFVEYGQCAPPTICISDISGPFDTPDGIVDNFDFTAILIAFGDCP; from the coding sequence TTGAGAACGACGAACCAACAAAAGACCCGCGATCAGGCGAGTGCCCTCCCCTATAGCGCAGCTGGCCTCCGCTGGCTGGCGGCATCAGCACTCTGTACCACCTTACTCATGACCGCCAGCTCATCGGGTCAGATTCGAACCAGTGGAGATCCAGGCAGAGTACCCAGCCGCCCCGTCGCCGCATCGCTCCAACCGAAGAAACCAATCACACCAGCTGAGGGCGCTGGCTGCGGCACCGAAGCGCTCAGAGAACACCTGGAACGAATGGGGATCGAGCAACCCCGTGGTATTTCAGGAAACGGCAATAGCTGCGTCGTATACCCCTGTGATAATCCAGCAAAACGTGATCGCTATATTCCGACGGGCAACCTCGCTGATTGGAAGACATTTCGCCTTAAGATCAACATTTTTCGTGAAGACGACGGCAGTAACCCTGCTGAATCTTTGACGGCCGTTGACCAGCAAATGAGCGCTCTGAATCTTTCTTTTGCGCCGCATCAAATCAGATTTGTTTCCGAAGTTGAGTTCATTGATGACTCAACCTATCGCGTGCTGAACTCTTTTTCAGAGAGCAGAGCGATGAAGCAGGCCTACGCTGATAATCCCGCAAGCCAGCTCAATGTCTATGTCACTAGTTTTTCAGGGCAACTCAACGGACTCTGTGGATACGCACTCTTCCCAACTTCTGGACAAGCACTCAGTGCCGGTGGCGGATCCGTTCTAAGAGACTCCTGTTTCGGAGCAAACAACACCACGTTGATGCATGAAATTGGTCATAACCTGGGTTTGTATCACACCTTTCACGGTGTCAGCGAAGTGAGCCAGTGCTCCGCTTGCTGGGAGCGAGCAGATGGCGTCAACAGCGATACGACTGGTGACTTCTGTAGTGATACATCAGCGACCCCTAAGAACTATGCATGTGCTGATCCCGGTGGCACAGATCCTTGTAGTGGCGTTCCATGGGGCACCACAGAGCCCGAAAACTTCATGAGCTATGCCAATTGCGACAGCGAATTTTCGGACCAGCAGGCTGGGCGCATGCACTGCTTCTCGGAAGGATATTTATCAGGCTGGTATGACGTGACCTATGGATGCGAGACAACACTTCGTGGAAGCATTACCGGAGAGTTACCACAGTCCAATCCACAAACAAGTAATGAGTTTGGCTCTTCCGTAGCAGTGAGTAGCGATGTCATGGTGGTTGGCATTCGTAACTATGCCGGACTCGATACCGCTGGCAGTTACAACGGCACAGGCGCCGTCCAGTTCTACCGCTTCAACGGCAGTAGCTGGGTTGCGGAAGGCGGCCCTGTCCCCCATCCAGATCATCCAGAAGTTGCTGACCCAGACAACCCCAGTACATTCGAACCAAATGGGGCTCGTTTTGGGGAGGCCGTCGCCATTCAATCTGATCCAATCAATGGCGACTACGCCGTGATCGGAGCCCGCCTCCAAGATGTTGGCTCCAAAAACGATGCTGCCGGCCTGGCATTTGTTTATCGGTATGACAGCCTTGAGGGTGACTGGAAACTTGAACAAAGGCTGCAGCTCAATACCAACGCAAGCAACCCATCTCATTTTCAACAGTACTTTGGCGACAGCGTTGCCATTGATCCGTTTGGTGGAGCTATCCTAATCGGAGCACCTGGCGACTACGGAGACTTAATAAGTGCAGGCGAGTTGGTACCCAATAGTGGATCTGTTTATCTCTTCGAATACGATTCTGACTTCGATCCCGACTCTGAAGAATGCAACACACCTTGGTGCCAGCGGAGTTGGTTACGAACCGCGACCGTCGGAGGTGACGACGGTGGCAGCACTCAACAGGTTCTCACCTCAGCACTGCGCGTGCCACAGGCAACAGAACTGCCACCTGGTCCAATGCCTGGAGCAGCATTTGGGTACACCATTGCAGTAAACAGCGAATACCTGGTCATTGGCGCTTATCAAGATGATGTACTCTTGCGGAGCCGCTTCCCTGCCAACCAAGGCAGTGTCTATGTCTTCAAGCGTGCCCTTGATCCACTGGATACCGAGTCCCCATGGGAATTTGAAGCCCTTCTTGAAGCTGATGACGCTTCTGAAGACGATGAATTTGGTCATGATGTTGATATTGATGGTGGGCTGATTGTGGTAGGTGCCCATCGCCGAGAAGCAAAGGTTGGTGGCCTTCGTGGCGGCGTCTACACATTCCTGACCGATGACTTAAGCGGTGGCCATACAACGCCACTTGAGCCAGATATTCCAGATGTTCCAGGGGTTGTCGACCAAGCCTTCTTTGGCCATGCGGTGGCCCTGGCGAACAATCGACTGATTGTGGGCGCGCCACTTGAGGCATCGACGACCGACACCGACGGTGATGGCATCCCAGAGAGCACCATCCAGGGGGCTGGCGCAATCTACTTGTATACGAGCGATGGCGATGGCGGATGGACTCTTGATGAGAAACAAATCATGGGACCGCCTGAAGCACTTGCTTGGTTCGGTTTTGATGTGGCCGCTGATGAAGGCACCCTTGCCAGCGGCGCACTCCGCGGGGACTACCAAGGAACAACAAGTGATTCTGGCTCAGTCTTCGCCGCTGGCGGCACGGGCGGGCAGGACTGTAACTGCAATGGCATCTGGGACTGCGAAGACATCTTGAGCGGCCTCAGCACCGACTGCAACCTCAACGGCGTACCTGATGAGTGTGAGTGGGACCCAACAATAAAAGGTTGCCCCGCATTACTCCCCGCAGACTGCACTGTTGAACTAACTCGCTTTACACGCACCTCTCCCGCGCTTGGGCCAATTGGCTGCACCATCAATTCCAGTGGGCAGCAAGAACTCTACGAAACGCCGTGGTCACTCGAGTATCCGCCGCCTGCTGCAGATGACTTAGCCGGCCTACTCACCGTAGATATCAACATTTCTGCATCGGCTGATCTTGACACAAGTGGACGCGTACTTCATGTCTTTCTCAATCAGACATGCCTGACTGATGGCACGTACACCGATCCAACAACACTGCAACCAATTGGACCACTGTTTAGTGATGTCACGGTCGCATGTGCCAGTTCAGATTTACCGACTGAGACGATCAACCTATCGGCTGCTGACTTCAATTCAATCTTGCTGAGTGCCAATGGGCCGATCAGCCTTCTTGTCGGTGCTCGAAATCCAGTCAACCCATCGCTGGGCAACCCCGCTGTTGACCCCTTTGCATGCGATCCTGAACAAAGCTACGTACAAGCCAGCATCTCCTATGTCCCTGACTTAGATTGTGACGGCGACTGTCAATTCGATCCTTGCCAGATTGCGGATTCGACCGTCGACGGCGTGCCGCAAATTGATTTGAATCTCAACAATATTCTGGACACATGCGAAGCCGTCGATCCCGGCGATCTTGAGCGTGCTTGTTGTCTTGGGGATTCATGTCGTGTCATCTCAATACCAGAATGCACCGCACAGGGGGGCACACCCTTCCCTGGCCTTGCGGATTGCAGCATTTCCATATGTGATGACGGCCCGGCCAATGTTGCCTGCTGCGTGGATGGCATTTGCGAAGTCATTGATGTCAACGAGTGCCTCAGTAGATGTGGCACCCCCCAACCCAAAGGAACAACTTGTAATGATGTTGTTGCCTGCGCTCCAGCTTGCCCCGCTGATTTTGACTGTGACGGCATAGTCGGACTCAGTGACTTATCAGTTTTCTTTGTGGAGTATGGCCAGTGCGCACCACCCACCATCTGCATTTCTGATATTAGTGGGCCTTTTGATACACCAGACGGGATCGTTGATAACTTTGACTTCACTGCAATCCTGATCGCATTCGGCGACTGTCCTTAA
- a CDS encoding heavy metal-associated domain-containing protein, translating to MRSRHFYFITLLLITALTAGSCTDDAETTRSKSTPTPVNYTIDVTGMHCDACAQAIDAYLREMPGVIECQVSYEEGVAKIEADDQASAESLTQAIEMLGFQAEVEDES from the coding sequence ATGCGAAGCAGACATTTTTATTTCATAACGCTCCTGCTCATCACCGCTCTCACTGCCGGCAGCTGTACAGATGATGCTGAAACGACCCGCTCAAAGTCGACCCCTACACCAGTCAACTACACGATCGATGTCACCGGCATGCACTGCGATGCTTGTGCACAAGCGATTGACGCCTATCTCAGGGAGATGCCCGGCGTGATTGAATGCCAGGTCTCCTACGAGGAAGGCGTTGCGAAGATTGAGGCTGATGACCAAGCCTCCGCCGAGTCTCTCACCCAAGCAATCGAAATGCTCGGTTTTCAGGCAGAAGTTGAAGATGAGAGCTAA